A region of the Macadamia integrifolia cultivar HAES 741 unplaced genomic scaffold, SCU_Mint_v3 scaffold3191, whole genome shotgun sequence genome:
TTATGCGCTGAAATTCAACACATGATTAATCTAGACATGTCTTCTATCTAATAGTCAGAATGAACACATCATTTGCTCACATGACCAAATTAGATATATTATGATatttcaaagagaaaaacatGATCTTGTGACAAGAGGATGCACACTATTAATAATAATTGAATCAtttaaatgaattaaaaaaaaaatggcaaataTAAGCCTGAAGGATTGAAGACTAGGGTTACCTCAACACAGTCCCCTGCGAGCAATATAGCAGCAATGCCAACTCCAGTGTTAATAGCTGTCTGAATGATTATTACGAAATAAAACATCCACCCTGATCCTATCAAGagccaaaaacaaaaacccacaaaatcaaaattttaattaaaaaaaaaaaaaatcttagaaatCTTAACAAGGTTGGTTGCATGGCAAGTCTGGATTCAGAAGCAATGAAGTCGTAGTAGGTCTAGGGACTTGGGTAGAATTCAAGTTAACTATTAAGGAGAGGCTGTTCAAGAGTAATTTGATGTGGGAAGCATCAGAATTGCCACGCcttgactctgataccacttgttaggaTTTGGGTAGGGATTTCACCCAAGAAAGATGATTAGGATTTTAATGCTTACCAAAGACATCGGCGGCGAGTTCACGGAAACGGACATGGCGGCGACCATGGTACTCGCAGTGGTCGAGGACTTTAGACATAAGGTAGTAAGAGTAGAAGGTGACGAGTCCCATGACAGTAAGGATGAAGAAGCCTAGTCCCCACCCCAACCCACTGAACGCGAACGGCAGAGCCAGCACCGGCGGTCCTACTATCGCCGTCGTCAAATGATACCCCGCATGCCACCACTTCCCTTTTGATCAATCGGAAAATAACAACATAAGTTAGTTAACccaactgaaattagaagtatTGGAAAAAGCAGAGGCGCCGGCGGTGACAGGGGTAATTTGCGGGCTTTGAATGTTacctttggattgaagaacaAACAGAACTCCGGCATCGGCTTCTCGACCCTTCTCCTCGTGGAAGGCTCTGTGTTTCTGAGTTTCTTCCATTTATTAGTAACGGGATGGAGAGTTCAAGGCATTGATGCATTTTTATAGCATGGAAGTATTGATCTATGGCAGGATTTAAAAAGCTGAAATCTGGATCCGGATTGGTCTTAGTTGGATTGGTTCGGATCCGCTCCACACTCGGAATATTTCAGGCATTTATTTGGGTTTATCGTGGAGAATTGACCTGAACCGGATTGAGGGGAATTGGGATTGATCTCGATTGATTCCAATCTAGATTAACTTCGGAATCTGTATATTTCAGGCATTTAGGGTTTTCTTACCCATAGGGGGGAATCGATTCTGATATAGATCAGCCCCTAGATTTGGCACATTTTAGGCATTTAGGGTTTTCTCGTAAAGAATTGACCTGCACTTTATTGAGGGGAAATGGGATCAACCTTGGTCTATTCTATTCTAGATCAATTTAAATTGGTATATTTCAAGCATTAAGGGTTTTCTTGTACATAATTGGATTGAGAGGAAATGAAATTGACCTCAGTCAATTTCAATCTAGACACAGTCCCAAAATTGGCATATTTCAAGCATTTATGGTTTTCTCGTACAAAATTGACCTAAGACAGATCCATAGCAAGTGGGATTAACCTTTGTTGATTAAAAAGTAGATCAAGCCTAAGTATCTGTATTTCCCTTTTTTCAGTTCTTTAATCAAAATCAAGTGTCAAGCGGGccaaaagaaattaagaaaaaaaatcatttttattctaGAAAACTGAGGATTAACATAATAAAGTGTGGGAACAgggaagtggaaaaaaaaaatagtaggtCCAGTTAGGTGAtaatacttatttatttatttttcatagatGTTGTCCATGCATATTTGATGGTAGAAAATAAGACAGATGTCAGCACTTAAATTGTACGTGAGTTGATGGATGATTCggtcttttcttattttctttctttctaaggTAGATAAAAATAAGGGATATGAACGCTCATAGGTCGTCCAGCCCGTACATGGGCATCAATAGGAATATTTAGGGGGTTTAATGGGGTGGAAGTGCCATTTGCCATCCCATGTGTTTTTGGCATCGTACAAAGAAATGTTCTTTTCCAGCTGGCCTCCAAAAGAAGGGAACGAAAACTACATTGAATCTAGGGTTAGAGATAATGGTATTGATTGGTGGTGGTATATCTATACTTATACCAATACCATTACAAATACGTATCAACCATATCAGCATGTATTAgacataaattaaaaaatgaatcACTTTTTAGCCTATACTCTTGATCTGTATTGATATTGTAtatgttacgatcccatatcagcaTATAGGGGCTGACTCCATATTGGTTTtctatgggaattgatgtgaGTTGATATGGTCTTAGATCCCTCACCTCATAAGCCGGTTTATAGGGTTGAGTTCTTTGAGAACAGTATCAATGGTATTAGAATAGCCAATCCTGACCTTAtaggaattgatgtgggttgatatggtcttaaGTCCTCCAATCTTGTAAGTCGGTTTATAGGGTTGAATTCTTCTATGACTATATCAGTGTTACTATTGGGCATCAATGATATCGATACATATATGatggatacaataccaataccgatacctatACAGATAACAATACCGATACCTTAATGCATGATTGCATTACATTCAACCACGCATGCATTATAATTGTAGAATATGTTAAGCCCTCAAGATGAGAGATGATGGTTCCATTGGGCTTTGTCTTGGTGTGTTGGAGGATGGGTACCTCAAGACTTGAAAGTTGCAGACGTGAAACCAAATGGTCCGTTTGCTATTGAGATTTGATTTACCTTGTCGTCCTCTAATACGTTGGTCTTCCGATTGTATCTTATCGGATCCTGACTTTGCCTGAGAAGATTTGGAAAGGTGGGGGTGTGAGCGATCCGATCCTAACTTTGCCTGAAAATATTTGGAAAGATGGAGTGTGGGTAAAAACGTCTCAACCAGGAAAGCAAGCAACCACATTGCCCAAATCGTTTTCTACTCCATTCCTTTTGACCACAAAACTGCAATTGCAAAGCGTGCTTATGATGATTTGACTG
Encoded here:
- the LOC122067889 gene encoding probable GABA transporter 2; the protein is MEETQKHRAFHEEKGREADAGVLFVLQSKGKWWHAGYHLTTAIVGPPVLALPFAFSGLGWGLGFFILTVMGLVTFYSYYLMSKVLDHCEYHGRRHVRFRELAADVFGSGWMFYFVIIIQTAINTGVGIAAILLAGDCVEVTLVFNPSGLYLPFFF